Sequence from the Candidatus Paceibacterota bacterium genome:
CCTCAAGGACGCCCGCGTTATTTGAACTGGCCCGCTCTCAATTTCGTCTCCGCCGACGTCAGCCGGCGCAAGTCCTGGAGTCTGGCGCGGACTGACGTCCGCGGCCACACGATCCTGGTCGAACCCCCCAATTGATGAGTACAACCGATTGACTCGTTTAACCCCTTAACCCATTTAAGTAGCTATGACTGTTGTTGAGAAAATCCTCGCCCGCGCCGCCGGCCTCCCTTCCGTGAAGGCCGGAGACGTGGTGGAGCCCAAAGTTGACCTGGCCATGTCGCATGAGAATGCGGCGCTGGTCATCAATCAGTTCCTCGAAATCTACAAGGGCACCTCGCTGCAGCCCAAAATCTGGGATCCCAGCCGCGTCGCCGTGATCTTTGACCACCGCGTGCCGGCGGAATCTCCCAAGACCGCCTCCAACCAGAAGAAGGTGCGCGAGTTTGTCGGCGCCCAGGGCATCGGCAAGTTCCACGACATCCGCGGCGACGTCGGCGGCATCTGCCACCAGATTCTGCCCGAGAACGGCTACGTCCGCCCCGGCCGCGTCGTGGTAGGGACGGATTCGCACACCACCAGCCATGGCGCGCTGGGGGCATTCGCGTTCGGGATCGGCGCTACCGAGATGGCGAGCGTGTGGGCCCTCGGCACCGTGCTAAACGTCGAGGTGCCTCCAACCATCAAGGTGGTCGTGAAAGGACGGTTCAAGAAGTTCGTCGGGCCGAAAGACCTGATCCTGCACCTCATTGGCAGGATCAGCGCCCAGGGCGCGAACTTCAAGGTGCTGGAGTTCCACGGCGAGACGATCAGCAGGATGTCCACCTCGGGCCGGTTGGTGCTCTGCAATATGGCTGTCGAGGCCGGCGCGACCGCCGGCATCGTCCCCGCCGACGAGGAAACGGCGCGCTATCTGCGCGAGGAAGCTGGTGTGACTGACCCGATCGAGCCTGTGGCTCCGGACCCGGACGCCGCCTACGAGAGCGTCCTCGAGATCAGCGTCTCCAAACTGCAGCCCCAGATCGCCTGCCCTCACACCGTGGACAACGTGAAGCCGATTGATCAGGTGGCCGGCAAGAAGGTCAACCAGGTCGTCATTGGCTCCTGCACCAACGGGCGGCTCGACGACCTGGCCATCGCCGCGAAGGTCCTCAAAGGGCAAAAGGTCGCGGACGGCACGCGCATGTTGATCTTCCCCGCTTCTGCCAAGATCTTCCGGCAAGCCCTGGGCAAGGGCTATGTCGGCACTTTTATGCAAGCCGGCGCGGTGGTCATGAACTCCGGCTGCGGCCCTTGCCTGGGCGTCCACGAAGGGGCGCTGGGCGACGGCGAAGTCGCGCTCTCCACCACCAACCGTAACTTCAAAGGCCGCATGGGCAACCCGAACTCCGAGGTCTATCTCTGTTCCCCAGCCGTGGCCGCCGCCTCCGCCATCACCGGCGTCATCACCAATCCCCGCAAGAAGTAGCCAGCCAACGAACCACGCCACACGTTTCACCTATGCCAACCGTTGTCTTCAAAGTCGGCGATGATGTTTCTACCGACGTTATCTACCCGGGCCGCTACATGGCCACCGTCCTGCCCACCGAAACGCCGCAATTCGCGTTCGCGGACGAAGCGGGTTTCAACGCGAAGCTCAAAGCCAGGCAAATACCGCCGGGCAGCGTCATCGTCGGCGGGAAGAACTTCGGCTGCGGCTCCTCGCGTGAGCAGGCCGTGTCATGCCTCAAAGGGCATGAGCTGATCATCGTGGCGAAGGGCTTCGCGCGCATCTTCCTGCAGAACGCCATCAACCTGGGCTTGCGCATGGTCGTCTGCCCCGACGTCGAAGCCGCCGAAGGAGAGGAACTGGAGCTGACGCCCGAGGCAGTCGTGAAACTGGCCAGCGGCAAGCGGTTCGCAATCGAGCCGATGCCCAGGTCCCGCCAAGTCATCATTGACGCGGGCGGCCTGATTCCCTACACGCGCCAGCGGCTGCAGCAGCGGCAGGCCGCGTGTTAGAACACCCTAGCCCGTCCTCCAGTCTGATCTCGTTCACGAACAGCCAGCCGGCTAATCCCGGCGCCCAGCGAGCGGGCTGCCACCAGTGGTCCCCTCCCGCCGGCCATGCAAGAGCATCAGGCCGCGGCCCTGGTTCGCCATGCTCAAACGCTGCCGCCGCGGTTTCTGGCATTGCCGATTGCGCACGTGTGTTTAGCTTCTGACAAATGTCCTTTTCAGAAGCCACAGAAGGTCTTCACCCCGACAAGCGCCAGCTTTTCCCCAACACCCTGTGGAGCGTCGTGCTCCAGGCGAAAGGGAAGATGCAGCCGGGACTTGCCAAGTTGTGCGCGATGTATCGCGAGCCGCTGCTCACGCACTTGCGCAGCCTCGGCTACGGCCACCACGATGCTTCGGACTACGTGCAAGGCTTCTTCGCCGATCTGTTGCGGCGGGATTTCCTGAACAATGTGGAGCGGGAAAAGGGAAAGTTCCGCTCGTTTCTGTTATGTTCCCTCAAGAATTACCTCCACGACCAATGGGACCGGCAGCAAGCGCTGAAGCGAGGCGGTGGGGTGTGCGTGAAGTCGCTGGACGAGGAGGACGAAGATGGGCAGCCGGTGGTCGAACCCCCGGACCATCACACGGGTCCAGACATTGAATTCGATCGCGCGTGGGCGAACGCGGTTGTCGCGCGCGCTTTGAGTCGGACCGAGCAGGAGTGCCGCGAATCAGGCAAAGGGGAACTTTTCGCGGCGCTGCAACCGATGCTCAACGCGGAGCCGGATGGCGCCACGTATGCGGAGATTGGGCAGCGGTTTGGCATGAGCGAAGGGGCCGTCAAAGTCGCCGCGCACCGGCTACGCTCGCGGCTGGGAGCGCTGATCCGGGATGAGGTTAGAGAGACGGTGTCGAACGAGCGGGAGTTGGAGGAAGAGTTGCGGTATCTCATTGAACTGTTCGCCCAGTGAGGGGCGAGGCACTTCGCGCAATCCGGTTCACGCCGCCATGGTTGTGCGAGAGCGGATGCGCTTGCTTTGTCGTGGCATCCTTGGTTGACTAGTGGTGTTCGGCAATGGTGCCTGATTCTCAGAAGCTGCGGGCCTGTCCTCGATGTGGAGCGTCAATCCCTTTGGACGCCCCGGGAAGAGTTTGTGTTCGTTGTGCACTCGAATTCGCCTTGCCGGATTTGGCGGATGACGCGGACGCACAAGCCCCGCCCCCCGAAAACGAACCAGCGTCAGAAAAGAAGTTGCCCGATGTAGGAGATTATGAGCTGCTGGAGCTGATCGGGCGTGGCGGGATGGGGGTGGTTTACAGGGCGCGGCAGCGGAGTCTCCACCGCATCGTGGCGCTCAAGACATTATCGGGGGGAGTTCACGCCAGCGAGGACTTCAAACGCCGGTTCTGGCGGGAAGCGCGTATGGCGGCGAAGCTGCAACACCCGAACATCGTGCCGGTGTTCGAGATCGGAGAGGATGACGGCCAGCCGTTCTTCTCGATGGAATACGTTTCCGGCACAGACCTGAAGCAGATGACGCGCGAGGCGCCCCTGCCGCCGGAACAGGCAGCGCGCTACGTTGAAGCAGCAGCCCGGGCCGTGCATCACGCGCACGAGCAGGGGGTGCTGCACCGGGACCTGAAGCCGTCGAACATCCTGATCGGGGCGGACGATCGACCGCGCATCACCGACTTCGGACTGGCCCGCCCGCTTATGGCAGCATCCAGCCTTACCATGAGCGGAGCGGTGCTGGGCACGCCGGGATATCTTCCGCCGGAGCAACTGTCGGCGGGCCGCGGCACGGCGGGGCCCAGCAGCGATGTTTACGGACTGGGGGCGGTTTTGTACCATCTGCTGACAGGCCGGCCACCGTTCATGGGGAGCACCTTGGCCGACACACTGAAGCAGTCGCTGGAGTGCCAACCGGTGCCGCCGCGGAAACTGAACCTGGCGGTGCCGCCGGACCTGGAGTTCATATGCCTGAAGTGCCTCAAGAAGAACCAGAAGGAACGGTATCAGTCGGCGCTGGCGCTGGCCGAGGATCTGGAGCGCTATCTCAACGGGCAGGCGACCCTGGGCCGATGGCAGGGCCTGGCCGGATCGGAACAAGATTGGCCGGAGGAGCCGCCGAGGAAGGAATCGAATGCGGGCGCGTGGATCATGCTCC
This genomic interval carries:
- the leuD gene encoding 3-isopropylmalate dehydratase small subunit (catalyzes the isomerization between 2-isopropylmalate and 3-isopropylmalate in leucine biosynthesis); the protein is MPTVVFKVGDDVSTDVIYPGRYMATVLPTETPQFAFADEAGFNAKLKARQIPPGSVIVGGKNFGCGSSREQAVSCLKGHELIIVAKGFARIFLQNAINLGLRMVVCPDVEAAEGEELELTPEAVVKLASGKRFAIEPMPRSRQVIIDAGGLIPYTRQRLQQRQAAC
- a CDS encoding sigma-70 family RNA polymerase sigma factor, producing MSFSEATEGLHPDKRQLFPNTLWSVVLQAKGKMQPGLAKLCAMYREPLLTHLRSLGYGHHDASDYVQGFFADLLRRDFLNNVEREKGKFRSFLLCSLKNYLHDQWDRQQALKRGGGVCVKSLDEEDEDGQPVVEPPDHHTGPDIEFDRAWANAVVARALSRTEQECRESGKGELFAALQPMLNAEPDGATYAEIGQRFGMSEGAVKVAAHRLRSRLGALIRDEVRETVSNERELEEELRYLIELFAQ
- a CDS encoding 3-isopropylmalate dehydratase large subunit; this translates as MTVVEKILARAAGLPSVKAGDVVEPKVDLAMSHENAALVINQFLEIYKGTSLQPKIWDPSRVAVIFDHRVPAESPKTASNQKKVREFVGAQGIGKFHDIRGDVGGICHQILPENGYVRPGRVVVGTDSHTTSHGALGAFAFGIGATEMASVWALGTVLNVEVPPTIKVVVKGRFKKFVGPKDLILHLIGRISAQGANFKVLEFHGETISRMSTSGRLVLCNMAVEAGATAGIVPADEETARYLREEAGVTDPIEPVAPDPDAAYESVLEISVSKLQPQIACPHTVDNVKPIDQVAGKKVNQVVIGSCTNGRLDDLAIAAKVLKGQKVADGTRMLIFPASAKIFRQALGKGYVGTFMQAGAVVMNSGCGPCLGVHEGALGDGEVALSTTNRNFKGRMGNPNSEVYLCSPAVAAASAITGVITNPRKK